From Deinococcus aestuarii, one genomic window encodes:
- a CDS encoding asparaginase has product MTEALGAGAAGRVTFTRGGLTESVHRVHAAVVDARGQLVAWCGDPALVSFPRSTSKPVQALPLALAAPELPADELAVACASHAGTPEHLAAVSRLLARSGSTVADLRCGTHPPFDPEVAASLIRAGEAPTPLHHNCSGKHAGMLLACVLNGWSREGYTEAAHPLQVRIRELHAELGGVELEDVQIGTDGCSVPALALPLHGAARMFARLAAPTGDLAPALERVFQAMRSHPFLIAGTGRLDTTLMPLVPGLAAKMGAEAFYGLALRETPRGPLGIAFKIMDGGERARPHVTLAVLRELGVPVTEELRALAPTTLHNWAGREVGAVGVELGLEWAERNPAG; this is encoded by the coding sequence ATGACGGAAGCTCTCGGGGCGGGTGCGGCGGGGCGGGTCACCTTCACGCGGGGAGGGCTGACCGAGAGCGTCCACCGGGTTCACGCGGCGGTCGTGGACGCGCGGGGGCAGCTCGTCGCGTGGTGCGGCGACCCCGCGCTCGTCAGCTTTCCGCGCAGCACGAGCAAGCCCGTCCAGGCCCTCCCGCTGGCCCTCGCGGCGCCGGAGCTTCCCGCGGACGAACTCGCCGTCGCCTGCGCCAGCCACGCCGGAACGCCCGAACACCTTGCCGCCGTGTCGCGGCTCCTGGCCCGCTCGGGGAGCACGGTGGCCGACCTGCGCTGCGGCACCCACCCGCCCTTCGACCCGGAGGTGGCGGCCAGCCTCATCCGGGCCGGAGAGGCGCCGACGCCGCTGCATCACAACTGCTCGGGCAAGCACGCGGGGATGCTCCTCGCCTGCGTCCTGAACGGCTGGTCGCGCGAGGGGTACACGGAAGCTGCCCACCCCCTGCAAGTCCGCATCCGAGAGCTGCACGCGGAGTTGGGTGGGGTGGAGCTGGAGGACGTTCAGATCGGCACCGACGGGTGCAGCGTTCCCGCCCTGGCCCTGCCGCTGCACGGGGCGGCGCGGATGTTCGCGCGGCTGGCGGCTCCCACGGGTGACCTCGCCCCCGCCCTGGAGCGCGTCTTTCAGGCCATGCGGTCGCATCCCTTCCTGATCGCGGGCACCGGGCGGCTCGACACCACCCTGATGCCCCTCGTCCCCGGTCTCGCCGCCAAGATGGGCGCGGAGGCGTTCTACGGGCTGGCGCTGCGGGAGACGCCACGCGGGCCCCTGGGCATCGCCTTCAAGATCATGGACGGCGGCGAACGGGCCCGCCCCCACGTCACGCTCGCCGTGCTGCGGGAGTTGGGCGTGCCCGTCACGGAGGAGCTGCGCGCCCTCGCCCCCACCACCCTGCATAACTGGGCGGGGCGGGAGGTGGGGGCGGTGGGAGTGGAGCTGGGCCTGGAGTGGGCGGAGCGGAACCCGGCTGGATAA
- the lipB gene encoding lipoyl(octanoyl) transferase LipB, whose product MRDVPFDVLDLGVLPYREAWDVQHDVHARVAGGGRPTLLLVEHPPVLTLGRKAKEGTNIVVTRDYLAAQGIEVLEVERGGDVTYHGPGQLVAYAIFPVGRRVQDFLRLLERAVIVTLHDLGLPDARPNPGYAGVYVDPRTVNGREYEQKIASFGVAVQRNVALHGLALNVTTNLGHFDLIVPCGLSGTQMTSVEREYELRGIERTASMAEARKALTRAFHTTFENYDWTLPELAAGRGT is encoded by the coding sequence GTGAGAGACGTTCCCTTCGACGTGCTGGACCTGGGGGTGCTTCCCTACCGGGAGGCGTGGGACGTGCAGCATGACGTTCACGCGCGGGTGGCAGGAGGCGGGCGGCCCACCCTGCTCCTCGTCGAGCATCCGCCCGTGCTCACCCTGGGCCGCAAGGCGAAGGAGGGCACCAACATCGTTGTGACGCGCGACTACCTCGCCGCGCAGGGGATCGAGGTGCTGGAGGTCGAGCGCGGCGGCGACGTGACGTACCACGGGCCCGGCCAGCTTGTCGCCTACGCGATCTTCCCGGTGGGGAGGCGGGTGCAGGACTTCCTGCGGCTCCTCGAACGGGCGGTGATCGTGACGCTGCACGACCTCGGCCTGCCCGACGCGCGGCCCAACCCCGGTTACGCGGGCGTGTACGTGGACCCTAGAACGGTCAACGGGCGCGAGTACGAGCAGAAGATCGCCTCCTTCGGGGTGGCGGTGCAGCGGAACGTGGCCCTGCACGGTCTGGCGCTGAACGTCACCACCAACCTCGGGCACTTCGACCTGATCGTGCCCTGCGGCCTGAGCGGAACCCAGATGACGAGCGTGGAGCGGGAGTACGAGCTGCGCGGCATCGAGCGGACGGCGAGCATGGCTGAGGCGAGAAAGGCCCTTACTCGCGCCTTCCACACTACCTTCGAGAATTACGACTGGACGCTGCCGGAGCTGGCGGCGGGGAGAGGGACATGA
- a CDS encoding SpoIID/LytB domain-containing protein, producing the protein MRFLMLALALGSGAGALNVRVLVSSGPQLDVRVPTPAPAPPVTPPGLGLTPVSPVPAPEVAAPAPSPSVWTVGVRGASLTLNGADAGSASLYLPPAPGSVVEIGGRAYRGGVLLRAERGAVQGINVLDVEDYLRGVVPAEMPPSWPAAALAAQAVIARTYVAARVNPALPYDTCATESCQVYRGVGAERANTDAAIRATAGEVVAFDGRPASTYFSSDSGGFTASSAEVWGRDLPYLIARADPYSAGGPRSRWRLEVAAARVQEVAARYGVQVGALTSVRVTRASVSGRAQEITLTGTGGTALLSGANAGGFVRALGGTSSRATLGGPVGPGTPLVVEGFGAGHGVGLSQYGALGLARQGMTHPQILGFYYPGTTLGLLAGGRETRPVLAGIDPRPSTGVFALNVAHVE; encoded by the coding sequence ATGCGGTTTTTGATGCTTGCGCTGGCGCTCGGTTCGGGCGCGGGGGCGCTGAATGTGAGGGTGCTGGTCTCGAGCGGCCCGCAGCTTGACGTGCGCGTGCCCACCCCGGCCCCGGCTCCCCCGGTCACCCCCCCCGGCCTGGGCCTGACCCCCGTCTCCCCGGTGCCCGCGCCCGAGGTCGCCGCCCCGGCGCCTTCCCCGAGCGTGTGGACCGTCGGCGTGCGGGGCGCGAGCCTCACCCTCAACGGGGCGGACGCGGGCAGCGCGTCCCTCTACCTGCCGCCCGCGCCGGGCAGCGTCGTGGAGATCGGCGGGCGGGCGTACCGGGGCGGGGTGCTGCTGCGGGCCGAGCGCGGCGCGGTGCAGGGGATCAACGTCCTCGACGTGGAGGACTACCTGCGCGGGGTCGTCCCCGCCGAGATGCCCCCTTCCTGGCCCGCCGCCGCCCTCGCCGCCCAGGCGGTGATCGCGCGCACCTACGTGGCCGCGCGGGTGAACCCGGCCCTGCCTTACGACACCTGCGCCACCGAGAGCTGCCAGGTCTACCGGGGCGTGGGCGCCGAGCGCGCGAACACCGACGCGGCGATCCGGGCGACCGCCGGGGAGGTCGTCGCCTTTGACGGCCGGCCCGCGAGCACCTACTTCTCCAGCGACTCGGGGGGCTTCACCGCGTCGAGCGCGGAGGTCTGGGGCCGCGACCTGCCGTACCTGATCGCCCGCGCCGACCCCTACTCGGCGGGCGGGCCGCGCTCGCGCTGGCGGCTAGAGGTCGCCGCCGCCCGCGTGCAGGAGGTCGCCGCCCGCTACGGGGTGCAGGTGGGCGCCCTGACCTCGGTGCGGGTCACCCGCGCGAGCGTGTCGGGCCGGGCACAGGAGATCACCCTCACGGGCACGGGGGGCACGGCCCTGCTCTCCGGGGCGAACGCGGGGGGCTTCGTCCGCGCGCTCGGAGGGACGAGCAGCCGGGCGACCCTCGGCGGCCCGGTCGGCCCCGGCACGCCCCTCGTCGTCGAGGGCTTCGGGGCCGGGCACGGGGTGGGCCTCTCGCAGTACGGGGCGCTGGGCCTCGCGCGCCAGGGGATGACCCACCCGCAGATTCTGGGCTTCTACTACCCCGGCACGACCCTGGGCCTGCTCGCGGGTGGGCGGGAGACGCGGCCCGTCCTCGCCGGGATTGACCCCCGGCCCTCGACCGGGGTGTTCGCGCTGAACGTGGCCCATGTCGAGTAG
- a CDS encoding FAD-dependent oxidoreductase, whose protein sequence is MSTGRGGAGRVWAHVGQAFAETDYDVVVLGAGRMGTACALFLRRLAPGLRLLLVERGGLPNEEGATILAPGVWTTLGVPPGRGGEARWGRAFLAGGLGDAPFQPRPLLDLHAHAVPGARSTTGTLTRFPEAAALVLPTALPFARVDEEAATYRPGPVALACGQGAVRAGADLLLNTHAHLIPGGVRLDRLTVTNTHEVVTHETREVRAGGVVVALGADGPPAVEHDLGAHTAHGRAYRQTPRLNVPSDDRTPTLRAGGLTLRPVGGGFTLIPPVHHRDPQGYSPAGGRLTGVPVGVRRETLEDLIALMDALPPLATGALEVGRSLADVPGAWLALPGGRADAPPLHEEVAPGVHLLLGGPLADTLGLAVAYDLAAQVAGVEGRPWEGG, encoded by the coding sequence ATGAGCACGGGACGGGGGGGGGCGGGGCGCGTGTGGGCCCACGTCGGGCAGGCCTTCGCGGAGACGGACTACGACGTGGTGGTTCTCGGCGCGGGGCGGATGGGCACGGCCTGCGCCCTGTTCCTGCGGCGGCTCGCCCCGGGCCTGCGCCTCCTGCTCGTCGAGCGCGGCGGCCTTCCCAACGAGGAGGGGGCGACAATCCTCGCGCCGGGGGTCTGGACCACCCTGGGCGTGCCGCCGGGCCGGGGGGGCGAGGCGCGGTGGGGGCGGGCCTTCCTCGCGGGCGGACTCGGGGACGCGCCCTTCCAGCCCCGGCCGCTGCTCGACCTCCACGCCCACGCGGTCCCGGGCGCAAGGTCCACCACCGGCACCCTGACCCGCTTCCCGGAAGCCGCCGCCCTGGTCCTCCCCACCGCCCTCCCCTTCGCGCGGGTGGACGAGGAGGCCGCGACCTACCGCCCCGGCCCGGTCGCCCTCGCCTGCGGGCAGGGCGCCGTGCGGGCGGGGGCCGACCTGCTGCTCAACACCCACGCGCACCTGATCCCCGGCGGTGTCCGCCTCGACCGCCTGACCGTGACGAATACGCACGAGGTCGTCACCCACGAGACGCGCGAGGTGCGGGCGGGCGGGGTGGTCGTGGCGCTGGGCGCCGACGGTCCGCCCGCCGTCGAGCATGACCTCGGGGCGCACACCGCGCACGGGCGCGCGTACCGGCAGACGCCCCGGCTGAACGTCCCCAGCGATGACCGGACCCCCACCCTGCGCGCGGGCGGGCTGACCCTGCGCCCGGTGGGCGGCGGCTTCACCCTGATCCCGCCGGTCCACCACCGCGACCCGCAGGGCTACAGCCCGGCCGGGGGGCGGCTGACCGGCGTGCCCGTCGGCGTGCGGCGCGAGACGCTGGAGGACCTGATCGCCCTGATGGACGCGCTGCCGCCCCTCGCCACGGGGGCGCTGGAGGTGGGCCGCAGCCTCGCCGACGTGCCCGGAGCGTGGCTCGCGCTGCCGGGGGGACGGGCCGACGCTCCCCCCCTGCACGAGGAGGTCGCGCCCGGCGTCCACCTTCTCCTGGGCGGCCCGCTCGCGGACACGCTGGGGCTGGCGGTGGCCTACGACCTCGCGGCGCAGGTGGCGGGGGTGGAGGGGCGGCCGTGGGAGGGGGGGTGA
- the lipA gene encoding lipoyl synthase, translating into MTQQEPRFIKNGIYRKDSVPVREKKPEWLKVTIPTGQVFGEVRKIVKEHRLHTVCEEAMCPNIGECWSRGTATFMLMGHICTRACRFCAVDTGNPMGKLDLDEPAGVADSVRLMGLKYVVLTSVDRDDLPDGGAYHFAKTVQAIKRVNPETRVEALTPDFGGNGHCVDLVLESGVDVYAQNLETVRRLTHPVRDIRAGYDRTLGVLAHAKKSRPDVITKTSIMLGLGETREEIREAMEDCRAHGVDVITFGQYLRPTMHHLPVERYVTPAEFDEIREEGLSLGFLEVVSGPLVRSSYKAEQIVMDKPSGLPEHLAHLDGSEQLSLI; encoded by the coding sequence ATGACCCAGCAGGAACCCAGGTTCATCAAGAACGGCATCTACCGCAAGGACTCCGTGCCCGTGCGCGAGAAGAAGCCCGAGTGGTTGAAAGTCACCATCCCCACCGGGCAGGTCTTCGGCGAGGTCCGCAAGATCGTCAAGGAACACCGCCTGCACACCGTCTGCGAGGAGGCGATGTGCCCCAACATCGGCGAGTGCTGGTCGCGCGGCACCGCCACCTTCATGCTGATGGGCCACATCTGCACCCGCGCCTGCCGCTTCTGCGCGGTGGATACGGGTAATCCGATGGGCAAGCTCGATCTGGACGAACCCGCGGGCGTGGCCGACTCGGTGCGCCTGATGGGCCTGAAGTACGTCGTGCTGACGAGTGTGGACCGCGACGACCTGCCCGACGGCGGCGCGTACCACTTCGCCAAGACGGTGCAGGCGATCAAGCGGGTGAACCCGGAAACGCGCGTGGAGGCCCTGACCCCCGACTTCGGCGGCAATGGGCACTGCGTGGACCTCGTGCTGGAGAGCGGCGTGGACGTGTACGCGCAGAACCTGGAGACGGTGCGGCGCCTGACCCACCCGGTGCGCGACATCCGCGCGGGCTACGACCGGACGCTGGGGGTCCTCGCGCACGCCAAGAAGAGCCGCCCCGACGTGATCACCAAGACCTCGATCATGCTGGGCCTGGGCGAGACGCGCGAGGAGATTCGGGAGGCGATGGAGGACTGCCGGGCGCACGGGGTGGACGTGATCACCTTCGGGCAGTACCTCCGCCCGACCATGCATCACCTCCCCGTCGAACGGTACGTCACCCCCGCCGAGTTCGATGAAATCCGGGAGGAGGGCCTGAGCCTGGGCTTCCTGGAGGTCGTCTCCGGCCCGCTCGTCCGCTCCTCGTACAAAGCCGAGCAGATCGTGATGGACAAGCCGAGCGGGTTGCCCGAGCATCTGGCGCACCTGGACGGGAGCGAGCAGCTCAGCCTGATCTGA
- a CDS encoding S9 family peptidase, which produces MAPTPPRAAKKPVTHSLHGEDRPDSYHWLKTQGRADPEVRAYLNAENAHLGEVMAPLREMQRALSQDLLSHVQERDEGAPVREGDWLYLTRTEEGRAHPLLLRRPVSGGGAKVLLDLNLLAEREGHANVWVYAARPSPDGRLWAYLLDVTGQEVFELRVLDTQTGELAEPPLTGVNGWTLDWGADGSHLFYGRDDGTQRPSELWRHTLGGPQDADELLYQENDPTFRAVAHLSENGETLLVVSGAGVTAEWHDLDVREPGGRPRVILPRERGVEYAVTDGGDHWLALTNQGGATEFRLVRLPKREGLTWEDAGGVLSHDPARYLTGMHLFASHLLVSGRQSGFTRLWVLPRMAGGYGEARRVEFSEASYTVRIGPNHVFGTAAARIAYTSLTRPAEDRDLDLNTLETTLVKATPVPNYDPARYVAEQSWGTAPDGERVPVSLVRRRDTGLPAPTLLYGYGSYGYPTDPEFRPTRLPLLDRGWVWAIAHIRGGSELGRRWYDAGRLGHKMNTFTDFLAAAEHLKAEGVASDLVAMGSSAGGLLTAAAVNLRPGLFRAAFVGVPFVDVLSTMLDASIPLTTGEYDEWGNPGDPDAYATMRGYSPYDNLVPGTYPHLFVSTGLNDPRVAYWEPAKYVARLRDLAAPGSGVLVLKTNFGAGHGGSSGRYDALNEEAEEYAFALAAVEGRLGEVGRGTQDVGEERQ; this is translated from the coding sequence ATGGCCCCCACCCCGCCCCGCGCCGCGAAGAAGCCCGTCACGCATTCCCTGCACGGCGAGGACCGCCCGGACAGCTACCACTGGCTCAAGACCCAGGGCAGGGCCGACCCCGAGGTGCGGGCGTACCTGAACGCCGAGAACGCCCATCTGGGTGAGGTGATGGCGCCCCTGCGGGAGATGCAGCGGGCCCTCTCCCAGGACCTCCTCTCGCACGTGCAGGAGCGCGACGAGGGCGCCCCCGTGCGCGAGGGCGACTGGCTCTACCTCACCCGCACCGAGGAGGGCCGGGCCCACCCCCTCCTCCTGCGCCGCCCCGTGTCCGGGGGTGGGGCAAAGGTCCTCCTCGACCTCAACCTCCTCGCCGAGCGCGAGGGCCACGCCAACGTCTGGGTGTACGCGGCCCGCCCCAGCCCCGACGGGCGCCTCTGGGCCTACCTCCTCGACGTGACCGGGCAGGAGGTGTTCGAGCTGCGCGTGCTGGACACCCAGACGGGTGAACTGGCCGAGCCGCCGCTGACCGGCGTGAACGGCTGGACGCTCGACTGGGGCGCGGACGGCTCGCACCTCTTCTATGGCCGGGACGACGGGACGCAGCGGCCCTCCGAACTCTGGAGACACACCCTCGGCGGGCCCCAGGACGCCGACGAGCTGCTGTATCAGGAGAACGACCCCACCTTCCGCGCGGTGGCCCACCTCTCCGAGAACGGCGAAACCCTGCTCGTCGTCAGCGGGGCCGGGGTCACGGCCGAGTGGCACGACCTGGACGTGCGCGAGCCTGGGGGACGACCACGGGTGATCCTGCCCCGCGAGCGCGGCGTCGAATACGCGGTGACGGACGGCGGCGATCACTGGCTCGCCCTCACCAACCAGGGGGGCGCGACCGAGTTCCGGCTGGTGCGGTTGCCGAAGAGGGAGGGCCTGACCTGGGAGGACGCCGGGGGCGTGCTGTCCCACGACCCGGCGCGTTACCTGACCGGGATGCATCTGTTCGCCTCGCACCTGCTCGTGTCGGGTCGTCAGAGCGGCTTCACGCGGCTGTGGGTGCTGCCCAGGATGGCCGGAGGGTACGGCGAGGCCCGCCGCGTGGAGTTCTCTGAGGCGAGCTACACCGTCCGCATCGGCCCGAACCACGTCTTCGGCACGGCTGCGGCTCGCATCGCCTACACCAGCCTGACCCGGCCCGCCGAAGACCGCGACCTCGACCTGAACACCCTGGAGACCACGCTCGTCAAGGCGACGCCCGTCCCGAACTACGACCCGGCGCGGTACGTGGCCGAGCAGAGCTGGGGGACCGCACCCGACGGCGAGCGCGTGCCCGTCAGCCTCGTGCGGCGCCGCGACACCGGCCTGCCCGCTCCCACGCTGCTGTACGGCTACGGCAGCTACGGCTACCCCACCGACCCCGAGTTCCGCCCGACGCGCCTCCCGCTGCTCGACCGGGGCTGGGTCTGGGCCATCGCGCACATCCGGGGCGGGTCCGAGCTGGGTCGCCGCTGGTACGACGCCGGGCGGCTGGGACACAAGATGAACACCTTCACCGATTTTCTGGCCGCCGCCGAACACCTGAAGGCGGAGGGCGTGGCGAGCGACCTCGTGGCGATGGGCAGCAGCGCGGGGGGACTGCTCACCGCCGCCGCCGTCAACCTGCGCCCGGGGCTCTTCCGCGCCGCCTTCGTGGGGGTGCCCTTCGTGGACGTGCTCTCCACCATGCTCGACGCCTCCATCCCCCTCACGACGGGCGAGTACGACGAGTGGGGCAACCCGGGGGATCCGGACGCCTACGCCACCATGCGGGGATACAGCCCCTACGACAACCTCGTGCCCGGAACCTACCCCCACCTCTTCGTCTCGACCGGCCTGAACGACCCCCGCGTCGCCTACTGGGAGCCCGCCAAGTACGTCGCCCGGTTGCGCGACCTGGCCGCCCCCGGCAGCGGCGTCCTGGTCCTCAAGACCAACTTCGGCGCCGGACACGGCGGCTCCAGCGGGCGCTACGACGCCCTGAACGAGGAGGCCGAGGAATACGCCTTCGCGCTGGCGGCGGTGGAGGGGAGGTTGGGGGAGGTGGGGCGAGGGACGCAGGACGTGGGGGAGGAGAGGCAATAA
- the speA gene encoding biosynthetic arginine decarboxylase has protein sequence MTTTPSFSTLDAAELYQVPNWSGGWFRVSDRGQLEVTPGPGLHAPLRAIIDEIVERGESLPVILRFPQVLAGRVRHLNDAFANAITEYGYTGQYQGVFPIKVNQRRLVVETVAAAGYDYAHGLEAGSKAELALCLAQKMHPDALLCCNGFKDDGFIKLALWGRTLGKNVVITLEKYSELDRVLKQARALGVKPAIGVRFKLHARGSGQWEESGGDQAKFGLNAYELLRVVERLREENMLDSLVMLHTHIGSQITDIRRVKVAVREATQTYAGLIAAGAQLKYLNVGGGLGVDYDGSKTTFYASMNYTVGEYAADVVYTVQEVCRVREVPEPTIISESGRALTAHHAVLVMPVVDVTGPTRDLEELAAPREESHQVVKDLEEILVNVSARNYREMYNDAVGDKGTLHNLFDLGYVTLEDRARGEALFNAILRKIARLIQGEKYVPDELEDLQKVLADKYICNFSLFQSLPDNWAIQALFPIVPVDRLDQKPTRQGTIVDITCDSDGKIEKFIDLRDVKATLPLHEPGHEPYYLGVFLMGAYQDVLGSAHNLFGKVNEAHVTVRPGGKFHLDLFVRGQKARRMIESMGYEEPMLRDSIEDQADAALGAGTLTPEQENELLEDYGEELLGYTYLEYEEG, from the coding sequence TTGACGACCACACCCTCTTTTTCCACCCTCGACGCCGCCGAACTCTACCAGGTGCCCAATTGGAGCGGCGGTTGGTTTCGCGTCTCGGACAGGGGCCAGCTTGAGGTCACCCCTGGCCCCGGCCTCCACGCGCCCCTGCGCGCCATCATCGACGAGATCGTCGAGCGCGGCGAGAGCCTGCCCGTGATCCTGCGCTTTCCCCAGGTCCTCGCGGGGCGCGTCCGGCATCTGAACGACGCCTTCGCCAACGCGATCACCGAGTACGGCTACACCGGACAGTACCAGGGCGTCTTTCCCATCAAGGTCAACCAGCGCCGCCTGGTGGTCGAGACGGTCGCCGCCGCCGGGTACGACTACGCGCACGGGTTGGAGGCGGGCAGCAAGGCCGAGCTGGCGCTGTGCCTCGCGCAGAAAATGCACCCCGACGCCCTGCTGTGCTGCAACGGCTTCAAGGACGACGGCTTCATCAAGCTCGCCCTGTGGGGCCGGACGCTCGGCAAGAACGTGGTCATCACGCTGGAGAAGTACAGCGAACTCGACCGGGTGCTCAAGCAGGCCCGGGCGCTGGGGGTCAAGCCCGCCATCGGCGTGCGCTTCAAGCTCCACGCGCGGGGCTCGGGCCAGTGGGAGGAGTCGGGCGGCGACCAGGCGAAGTTCGGCCTGAACGCCTACGAACTCCTGCGGGTGGTCGAGCGGCTGCGCGAGGAGAACATGCTCGATTCCCTCGTGATGCTCCACACCCACATCGGCTCGCAGATCACCGACATCCGCCGGGTCAAGGTCGCCGTGCGCGAGGCCACCCAGACCTACGCGGGACTCATCGCGGCGGGCGCGCAGCTCAAGTACCTCAACGTGGGCGGCGGCCTGGGCGTGGATTACGACGGCTCCAAGACCACCTTCTACGCCTCCATGAACTACACCGTGGGCGAGTACGCCGCCGACGTGGTGTACACGGTGCAGGAGGTCTGCCGGGTGCGAGAGGTGCCCGAGCCCACCATCATCTCGGAGTCGGGCCGCGCGCTGACCGCCCACCACGCCGTCCTCGTGATGCCCGTGGTGGACGTGACCGGCCCCACCCGTGACCTCGAAGAACTCGCCGCGCCCCGCGAGGAGAGCCATCAGGTCGTCAAGGACCTCGAAGAAATCCTCGTCAATGTCAGCGCCCGCAACTACCGCGAGATGTACAACGACGCGGTGGGCGACAAGGGGACCCTGCACAACCTCTTCGACCTCGGCTACGTCACCCTGGAGGACCGGGCGCGCGGCGAGGCCCTGTTCAACGCCATCCTCCGCAAGATCGCGCGGCTGATTCAGGGTGAGAAGTACGTCCCCGACGAGCTGGAGGACCTCCAGAAGGTGCTCGCGGACAAGTACATCTGCAACTTCTCGCTGTTCCAGAGCCTGCCGGACAACTGGGCGATCCAGGCGCTCTTTCCCATCGTGCCGGTGGACCGCCTGGACCAGAAGCCCACCCGCCAGGGCACCATCGTGGACATCACCTGCGACAGTGACGGCAAGATCGAGAAGTTCATCGACCTGCGCGACGTGAAGGCGACCCTGCCGCTGCACGAGCCCGGCCACGAGCCCTACTACCTGGGCGTGTTCCTGATGGGCGCGTATCAGGACGTGCTGGGCAGCGCGCACAACCTCTTCGGCAAGGTGAACGAGGCGCACGTGACGGTGCGGCCCGGCGGGAAGTTCCACCTCGACCTCTTCGTGCGCGGCCAGAAGGCGCGGCGCATGATCGAGTCGATGGGCTACGAGGAACCCATGCTGCGCGACTCCATCGAGGATCAGGCCGACGCCGCCCTGGGGGCAGGGACGCTGACCCCCGAGCAGGAGAACGAACTGCTGGAGGACTACGGCGAGGAGCTGCTGGGCTACACGTATCTGGAGTACGAGGAGGGCTGA
- a CDS encoding GNAT family N-acetyltransferase — MPELVRPSERYKTSFTQAVREAQASGSGLGDTLTWSVDDLEADFGTFLTHLRRFEPPNVPPEGFVNSEVLWLVEGETYLGRLSIRHRLGGRLREFGGHIGYEVRPSARRQGHATLMLRLALDRARELGLTRVLVTCDADNLASRRVIEANGGALEGEFVLDFHDKPIRRYWIEL; from the coding sequence ATGCCTGAACTCGTCCGCCCATCGGAGAGGTACAAAACCAGCTTCACCCAGGCGGTAAGGGAAGCCCAGGCGAGCGGGAGCGGCTTGGGAGACACCCTCACCTGGTCGGTAGACGATCTGGAGGCCGACTTCGGCACCTTCCTGACCCACCTGCGCCGCTTCGAGCCGCCGAACGTCCCGCCGGAGGGGTTCGTGAACTCGGAAGTCCTCTGGCTGGTGGAGGGGGAGACGTACCTGGGCCGCCTCAGCATCCGCCACCGCCTGGGCGGGCGGCTGCGGGAGTTCGGCGGGCATATCGGCTACGAGGTGCGCCCCTCCGCGCGGCGGCAGGGGCACGCCACCCTGATGCTGCGGCTCGCGCTGGACCGCGCCCGCGAGCTGGGCCTGACCCGGGTACTCGTCACCTGTGACGCCGACAACCTCGCCTCCCGCCGCGTCATCGAGGCGAACGGTGGGGCGCTGGAGGGGGAGTTCGTGCTGGACTTCCACGACAAGCCCATCCGGCGGTACTGGATCGAGCTGTGA
- a CDS encoding serine hydrolase domain-containing protein: MFRRDPVRQALREVGDVLGRDLHRPLPLVRAALRRGGVIGAARGGRAVLVGLGGVPREGVFELASVTKPFTAALADALAGSGRVEWDAPLARLGGPFRPFPAFVTPRALATHTAGLPPHPARAVVTTFTRFQDPYGGMSAAGALASARRWANRRAAGRFAYSNLGVGVLALALAHAAGEDVDAPGFGRALARHVTGPLGLADVSLTPTPTRLVTPTATLFGEGVTGFGPLAGAGGLFGTAADLLSFAAAHLEGRAGEAWQAVIHPPGLPPHRTGVAPGWFETRGVWWHDGVARGTRTALGMRAADGAAVVLLARGGLPLVGLRGAVPAALLALLGAGDEASGLGGEK, translated from the coding sequence ATGTTCCGCCGAGACCCCGTGCGCCAGGCCCTGCGAGAGGTGGGAGACGTGCTCGGGAGGGACCTGCACAGACCGCTTCCCCTCGTGCGCGCGGCCCTGCGGCGGGGCGGGGTGATCGGCGCGGCGCGGGGCGGGCGGGCCGTCCTGGTCGGTCTCGGCGGTGTGCCCCGGGAGGGCGTCTTCGAGCTGGCGAGCGTGACCAAGCCCTTTACCGCCGCGCTGGCGGACGCGCTCGCGGGCTCGGGGCGGGTGGAGTGGGACGCGCCCCTCGCCCGGCTGGGCGGTCCCTTTCGCCCCTTCCCCGCCTTCGTGACCCCGCGCGCCCTGGCGACCCACACGGCGGGACTCCCCCCCCACCCGGCCCGCGCGGTGGTCACGACCTTCACCCGCTTTCAGGACCCCTACGGCGGCATGAGCGCCGCGGGCGCCCTGGCGAGCGCGCGGCGCTGGGCGAACCGGCGGGCGGCGGGCCGCTTCGCCTACTCGAACCTGGGGGTGGGCGTGCTCGCCCTCGCCCTCGCGCACGCCGCGGGCGAGGATGTGGACGCCCCGGGCTTCGGTCGTGCCCTGGCAAGGCACGTCACCGGGCCGCTGGGGCTGGCGGACGTGTCCCTCACGCCCACCCCCACCCGGCTCGTCACGCCGACCGCCACCCTCTTCGGCGAGGGGGTCACGGGCTTCGGGCCGCTGGCCGGGGCTGGGGGCCTGTTCGGGACGGCGGCGGACCTGCTCTCTTTTGCGGCGGCACACCTGGAGGGTCGGGCGGGGGAGGCGTGGCAGGCCGTCATCCACCCCCCCGGCCTCCCCCCCCACCGGACGGGCGTGGCCCCCGGCTGGTTCGAGACGCGCGGCGTGTGGTGGCACGACGGGGTGGCGCGCGGCACCCGCACGGCCCTGGGAATGCGGGCCGCCGACGGGGCGGCTGTCGTCCTCCTGGCGAGGGGCGGCCTGCCGCTGGTCGGCCTGCGGGGGGCGGTTCCGGCGGCGCTGCTGGCGCTGCTGGGAGCAGGGGATGAGGCGTCAGGTCTCGGGGGTGAGAAATGA